A window of the Theileria parva strain Muguga chromosome 2, complete sequence, whole genome shotgun sequence genome harbors these coding sequences:
- the TXNDC9 gene encoding Phosducin family protein, with the protein MTTHSDRLRTANKSYLMDVAKRKCLERSAEPISEQQISDENYIKDKDWKVDRLEMLRKIHEKRREYLDKGSGNLEMLTDEKELINIANSNARVLCHFYEDDFERCKLLDSLLMSLASRFLDTRFVKIKATKAPFFTHKIGIKVLPTLLATIDGNVTRIYIGFEEFGGDKINQDTLRKTLLKHNILTDQCCIIGENSDDDQSDPDN; encoded by the exons ATGACAACACATAGTGATAGGTTAAGAACTGCAAACAAGTCCTATTTGATG GACGTTGCAAAAAGAAAGTGCCTCGAAAGAAGTGCTGAGCCAATATCTGAACAACAAATCTCAGATGAGAATTATATCAAAGATAAAGATTGGAAGGTCGATAGACTGGAAATGTTGAGA AAAATTCATGAAAAAAGAAGGGAATACTTAGATAAAGGTTCTGGTAACCTAGAAATGCTCACAGATGAAAAGGAGCTTATCAATATTGCAAACAGTAATGCCAGAGTG cTGTGTCATTTCTATGAAGATGATTTTGAAAGATGTAAACTTCTTGATAGCTTATTAATGTCCCTCGCCTCTCGATTTTTGGACACTAGATTTGTCAA AATCAAAGCTACCAAAGCACCCTTCTTCACACACAAAATTGGAATTAAAGTATTACCAACCCTTTTGGCAACAATCGACGGAAATGTAACAAGAATTTACATAGGATTCGAAGAGTTTGGAG gtgataaaattaatcaagACACCCTTCGCAAAACCCTCTTGAAACATAATATTCTGACTGATCAG TGCTGTATAATAGGTGAAAATTCCGACGATGATCAGTCTGACCCCGATAATTGA
- a CDS encoding Aldo/keto reductase family protein — MYIVLILIKCLLILHLFFNGSYSVLVPSPLNLFRNLNKILGDLNSNSKSSYLNNLSPYSRRNIINSPCLGHGNNKLDFSKELRILPNYKYSCKLKNSSRFHKFFISSSTHLSLPDRRFLGFAYIIKNVRAIKEFDLFSLPKLSRSIPHFDLTKDLDKIHEPEEPEIEPINDLEKERIIHKELAKDFIPDTETYSKKRSKKQFNKEANEIWKKYKHIFKPLETYEEKQERIAKLPVTKINVEGVEVEVRMGALGQPWYIDKEQAKKLLSAFEPGVLDHIKTNESDNYVYFPLIKEEENKYWIPLPGIPATYFPEIKVLDHKRDIPDYDYVTLLHDSSRNYSWTYQQSTDKRAKSFNGDGKLDTFEIVDQKIVPIEEKTKELYKPYVPRDYFNEPEDASQFYPRKTLDVGIFRHPRMQDLLNLKFKNLYSPGYKEDQFGYFREYQNFWKTVEYRDNGEKPGLRYKQLGKTDLKISEVGLGTMMFGSRITESEGHELLDYAYNKFGINFFDTCELYPVPFAFGTYGNSEKILGSWIKKRGQEVRSKIVISTRIACNNDNLKIIRNSKDTSLSKGNIIKSVESSLQRMGLEYIDLLQFSWPERYVPMNENGDYDQIFFDVTKMGNYDTGRMRKQVEAIDILMKSGKIKAWGLSNETPWGALRFTQLSKELNVPPPATIQLNYNLLTRNEVEKGFVELARPQNTGIGIIAYGPLAGGILTGKYLEFVEATTSGRLLKFPSYMKRYRGSLAAKAVQEYYEVAMEFKLPNLTAMSLKWVYSRPFIFSTIIGCNDMYQLRENLYCLDPEIPMTDLMERRINQIYWKWRDPIRIVQ, encoded by the exons ATGTACATTGttttaatactaattaaATGTTTACTAATACTTCATTTGTTTTTTAATGGTTCTTACTCTGTTTTAGTTCCTTCTCCCCTAAATCtttttagaaatttaaataaaattttaggtgATTTGAACTCCAATTCAAAATCATCctatttaaacaatttaagCCCATATAGTCGTCGCAACATTATAAATTCCCCCTGTCTAGGCCATGGAAACAATAAACTAGACTTTTCAAAAGAATTAAGAATTCTTcctaattataaatattcttgtaaattaaaaaattcttcCAGATTCCACAAATTTTTCATATCTTCATCTACACATCTGTCCCTCCCAGATCGTAGATTTTTAGGATTTGcctatattataaaaaatgttcGCGCAATTAAGGAATTTGACCTTTTCTCTCTTCCTAAACTATCTAGGTCTATTCCACATTTTGATTTAACCAAAGACCTGGATAAAATTCACGAACCGGAAGAACCAGAAATTGAACCCATTAATGATTTAGAAAAAGAAAGAATAATACACAAAGAATTAGCCAAAGATTTCATTCCTGATACAGAAACTTATTCAAAAAAACGCTCgaaaaaacaatttaataaGGAAGCAAAtgaaatttggaaaaaatATAAGCATATTTTTAAACCCTTGGAAACCTATGAAGAGAAGCAAGAAAGAATCGCTAAGTTACCGGTTACCAAAATCAATGTTGAAGGCGTAGAAGTGGAAGTGAGGATGGGCGCTTTGGGCCAACCATGGTATATTGATAAAGAACAAGCTAAGAAACTGTTGTCTGCATTTGAACCCGGGGTCCTAGACCATATTAAAACCAATGAATCTGATAATTATGTTTACTTCCCGTTAATAAAGGAAGAAGAAAATAAGTATTGGATACCTCTGCCTGGAATACCAGCAACCTATTTTCCAGAAATTAAGGTGCTCGACCATAAAAGAGACATACCAGATTACGATTATGTGACTCTTTTGCACGATTCATCCAGAAACTATTCCTGGACATATCAGCAGTCGACAGATAAAAGAGCTAAATCATTTAACGGTGATGGAAAACTTGACACTTTTGAAATAGTTGACCAAAAAATAGTGCCTATTGAGGAAAAAACTAAAGAACTGTACAAACCCTATGTACCCCGtgattattttaatgaacCAGAGGATGCTTCTCAATTCTATCCCAGAAAAACACTAGACGTTGGAATCTTTAGACATCCAAGAATGCAAGATCTTCTAAATTTGA AGTTCAAGAATTTGTACAGCCCAGGATACAAAGAAGATCAATTTGGATACTTCAGAgaatatcaaaatttttgGAAAACAGTAGAATACAg AGATAATGGAGAGAAGCCAGGATTAAGATATAAACAACTTGGGAAAAcagatttaaaaatatcaGAAGTTGGTCTGGGAACCATGATGTTCGGGTCAAGAATCACAGAATCTGAAGGCCATGAACTCCTGGATTATGCCTATAACAAATTCGGAATTAATTTCTTT GATACTTGTGAGCTGTATCCAGTACCATTTGCATTTGGAACATATGGAAACTCGGAAAAGATACTAGGAAGCTGGATTAAGAAAAGAGGACAAGAAGTAAGATCTAAAATAGTAATCTCCACACGAATCGCATGTAATAATGATAACCTGAAAATCATAAGAAACTCAAA gGATACTAGTTTGTCAAAAGGTAATATCATAAAATCAGTTGAATCATCTTTACAAAGAATGGGATTAGAATATATAGACCTGCTACAGTTTAGTTGGCCTGAACGGTATGTTCCAATGAATGAAAACGGAGATTACGACCAAATATTTTTTGATGTTACG AAAATGGGAAATTACGATACTGGAAGAATGAGAAAACAAGTAGAGGCTATTGATATTCTGATGAAAAGTGGAAAG ATCAAGGCTTGGGGACTTTCTAACGAAACTCCATGGGGAGCTCTCAGATTTACTCAACTATCAAAG GAATTGAATGTACCACCACCTGCAACAATACAgcttaattataatttgttgacCAGAAATGAAGTTGAAAAGGGATTCGTTGAACTCGCAAGACCTCAAAATACAG GAATCGGTATTATCGCATACGGGCCACTTGCAGGTGGTATTCTGACTGGTAAATACTTGGAATTTGTCGAAGCTACAACTTCCGGGAGATTACTTAAATTCCCCTCATATATGAAGAGATATAg GGGATCACTTGCAGCCAAAGCAGTCCAAGAGTATTATGAGGTTGCCATGGAATTTAAACTCCCAAATTTGACTGCAATGTCATTGAAATGGGTTTATTCAAGACcttttatattttcaaca ATTATAGGTTGTAACGATATGTATCAATTGAGGGAGAATTTATATTGTCTGGATCCGGAAATCCCAATGACTGACCTCATGGAACGTAGGATCAACCAAATATACTGGAAGTGGAGAGATCCAATAAGAATTGTACAATAA
- the PPP5C gene encoding Calcineurin-like phosphoesterase family protein, which produces MVEIFPIGKNNKVQALEKAELKKLEGNKMFSENNFLSAIEHYSESIRLVEDSHLVSNFKKEGYNWITPELRKTNLHQYYSNRAICNIKIENYGSAISDANMAIELRPDFFKAYYRRGCAYLCLLKFQDAETDFLKVLSLCNDPTARMKLKECKKIIREQKFSEAITRESPPPLHETINVDSIQVDQGYTGPVFSFKEPMNHLDKSYLFHNTLEYIKVPGNTIHKKYVCMIILEVIKIIREYESVVDVNVYPSDELTVCGDIHGQFYDLLNIFSINGEPSDENSYLFNGDFVDRGSFSFECVFTLFLAKVLFPSSFHIVRGNHETEALNKCYGFKGEILNKYDEKVYSLFCESFRYLPLGYLINKKVLIIHGGLFGTDNVTIEDLKKIDRFKEPSDSGLMTDMLWSDPKPSNGLSPSKRGVGFEFGPDISNSFISKNNLSYIIRSHEVKQEGYEVEHEGKVITIFSAPNYCDQMGNKAAFIRIKGDTLEPKFTQFEAVEHPPIRAMHYANPLFSGIY; this is translated from the exons ATGGTTGAGATTTTCCCTATTGGCAAAAATAATAAGGTTCAGGCCCTGGAAAAGGctgaattaaaaaaattagaagGAAACAAAATGTTCTCCGAAAACAACTTCCTATCGGCAATTGAACACTATTCAGAATCAATTCGCCTTGTGGAGGACTCCCATTTAGtttccaattttaaaaaagagGGTTATAATTGGATCACTCCGGAGCTCAGGAAGACAAATCTGCACCAATACTACTCAAATCGCGCCATTTGTAACATAAAAATAGAAAACTATG GTTCAGCGATTTCCGACGCCAATATGGCTATTGAACTAAGGCCTGATTTTTTCAAGGCATATTATCGTAGAGGCTGTGCATACCTTTGTTTGTTGAAGTTTCAGGATGCGGAAACAG ATTTTTTGAAGGTTCTTTCATTATGTAACGATCCTACTGCTAGGATGAAGTTGAAGGAGTGTAAGAAGATAATTCGTGAACAAAAGTTTTCTGAAGCTATAACTAGAG AGTCACCTCCACCCTTGCATGAAACCATTAATGTTGACTCTATTCAAGTTGATCAGGGCTATACTGGTCCAG tgttTTCCTTTAAGGAGCCCATGAATCATCTTGATAAGTCTTACCTTTTCCACAACACCTTGGAATACATCAAG GTCCCTGGAAACACTATTCACAAGAAGTATGTGTGTATGATTATATTGGAAGTGATAAAAATCATAAGAGAG TATGAATCTGTTGTCGATGTGAATGTTTACCCAAGTGATGAGTTAACTGTTTGCGGAGACATTCATGGACAGTTCTATGACTTGCTGAACATATTCTCAATTAATGGCGAACCTAGTGATGAAAACAGTTATTTGTTTAACGGGGATTTTGTCGATAGGGGCTCATTTTCTTTTGAGTGTGTTTTTACTCTGTTTCTTGCCAAGGTTTTATTTCCCTCTTCTTTCCACATTGTTAGAGGAAATCACGAAACTGAAGCCCTTAACAAGTGTTACGGGTTCAAGGGAGAGATATTGAACAAGTATGACGAGAAAGTATACAGCCTTTTTTGTGAATCCTTCCGATACTTGCCACTAGGTTACTTAATAAACAAAAAGGTTCTAATTATTCATGGAGGACTGTTTGGAACTGATAACGTCACCATCGAAGACCTTAAAAAGATCGACAGGTTCAAAGAACCTTCTGATTCTGGATTAATGACAGATATGTTATGGTCTGATCCCAAACCTTCCAATGGATTATCACCATCCAAGAGGGGTGTAGGCTTCGAATTTGGGCCTGACATATCTAACTCATTCATATCCAAAAACAACCTTTCATACATTATAAGGTCCCATGAGGTAAAGCAGGAAGGTTACGAGGTTGAACATGAGGGCAAAGTCATCACCATTTTCAGCGCTCCAAACTATTGTGACCAGATGGGAAACAAGGCGGCCTTCATAAG gattAAAGGCGACACTCTTGAGCCTAAGTTTACACAGTTTGAGGCGGTTGAACACCCTCCGATAAGGGCCATGCATTACGCAAATCCCCTATTCAGTGGAATTTATTAA
- the fcp1 gene encoding NLI interacting factor-like phosphatase family protein: protein MSKPRFTGDSIAPPQVGTDQTTSESNNRNFVVNPWVRRTRQKVGFIPNSEWPNKPEPPPTSPPIYKVVPPSPPIIGKQPPGIIPYHPLNQPFYPNMVIKDDRVKDPKLKFPMGNYMGPSVNIPPGSYMPGPIFPMANVGVEAKPVFENRFGAPFIQGPYYKEPPIPPITYKQPPIHNPNYDHLGFVNLSQVKGMSTGTKRNYETMSEISDDQESSGSDNEKNERIDATSKTTYEIKYFTPFLPKPPERYKTEYDLHELKVFLPLGVKAYLKNMSLNPKLSSGFETGPVRNGKLVLLLDLDNTLLHTASQSRLDMLNIDTRDFVDSLGDPELYTFTLPNFPNVNYYMKLRPCIREFLQILSLYYEMSIYTNATKEYADVVISILDPDRSLFMDRIVARNSVDEKDLLKSASRLYPDLDTRFILAFDDRRDVWSDIPHKQVVRAEHYDFFESYISELNNNYSSSPTPSNKQTPESNSFNLTTNVSSSAPGKPVNDYTFNIEQESESDPDVTREKVSIVDYDRHLKYMVKIFLEIHKRFFADPFNNDVGSILESIQSQVLKGIGVLLTGYRKNTKVANSVLHADCELRQKENLLELGASLVLRLNDSKLTHIMAGKNCTDNITKSRDPQYNHIHKVHTLWLYSCRATFSKVDESLFKVDDICKIYSNEPPQVPNKDHWKFINPNAGSFKDSNKNDNGKSKQELPTRIFMGTGSYSNGTEVLSSVEKIVIRWDPSKTKLLQNSISDNSRQNIKQTKSEYTPFTNAINPNKFAF from the coding sequence ATGTCAAAACCCAGATTTACGGGTGATTCCATCGCACCTCCACAAGTTGGAACTGATCAAACAACATCTGAATCCAACAATCGCAACTTTGTAGTCAATCCGTGGGTCCGACGGACACGACAAAAAGTTGGGTTCATCCCTAACTCTGAATGGCCTAATAAGCCTGAACCACCACCTACATCACCTCCAATCTATAAAGTGGTTCCTCCTTCTCCACCCATTATTGGAAAACAACCACCAGGGATTATTCCCTATCATCCCCTTAATCAACCATTTTACCCAAACATGGTTATAAAGGATGATCGAGTCAAGGACCCTAAATTAAAGTTCCCAATGGGGAACTACATGGGACCATCTGTAAACATTCCACCAGGGTCATACATGCCTGGGCCCATTTTCCCAATGGCGAATGTTGGAGTTGAGGCAAAGCCTGTATTCGAAAACAGGTTTGGAGCCCCTTTCATTCAAGGACCTTACTATAAAGAACCACCTATCCCCCCAATTACTTATAAGCAACCTCCGATACACAATCCCAATTACGATCACTTGGGATTCGTGAATCTTTCACAGGTTAAGGGGATGAGTACTGGAACTAAAAGAAACTATGAAACGATGAGCGAGATCTCTGATGATCAGGAATCATCTGGATCAGATAATGAGAAAAATGAAAGAATTGACGCTACTTCAAAAACTACCTACGAAATAAAGTATTTCACTCCATTTTTACCGAAACCTCCTGAAAGATATAAAACTGAGTATGATTTGCACGAGTTGAAGGTTTTTCTTCCACTGGGTGTGAAGGCTTACTTGAAAAATATGTCTTTAAACCCGAAACTCTCAAGTGGTTTTGAGACTGGGCCTGTTCGTAACGGCAAGCTTGTGCTTCTTTTAGATTTGGATAATACACTATTACACACTGCTTCTCAGAGTAGACTGGATATGCTGAACATTGATACAAGGGATTTTGTGGATTCTTTAGGAGACCCCGAGTTGTACACATTTACCCTACCTAATTTTCCcaatgtaaattattacatgAAGTTGAGGCCCTGCATAAGGGAGTTTTTGCAAATCTTATCTCTTTACTACGAAATGTCGATTTATACTAACGCAACAAAGGAATATGCAGACGTGGTTATCAGTATTCTTGACCCGGACAGGTCACTTTTTATGGACAGAATAGTTGCAAGAAACAGTGTAGATGAGAaggatttattaaaaagCGCTTCAAGGTTGTATCCGGATTTGGATACTAGGTTCATACTTGCATTTGATGATAGAAGAGATGTATGGTCTGACATACCACATAAGCAGGTGGTAAGAGCAGAACATTACGACTTCTTCGAGTCATATATCAGTgaattgaataataattattctaGTTCTCCTACTCCATCAAATAAACAGACCCCGGAATCtaatagttttaatttgACCACTAATGTTTCCTCAAGTGCCCCTGGGAAACCTGTCAACGACTATACTTTTAACATCGAACAAGAGTCTGAAAGTGACCCTGACGTCACTCGCGAAAAGGTCAGCATTGTTGATTACGATAGGCATTTGAAGTATATGGTTAAGATTTTTCTCGAGATACACAAAAGGTTTTTTGCTGATCCGTTTAACAATGACGTCGGGTCCATACTGGAATCAATTCAGAGTCAGGTTTTGAAGGGAATTGGAGTTTTGCTTACAGGTTACAGGAAGAATACAAAGGTTGCCAATTCTGTTTTACATGCGGATTGTGAACTGAGGCAGAAGGAGAATCTTTTGGAGTTGGGCGCCTCGCTAGTCTTGAGATTGAATGATTCAAAGCTAACTCACATCATGGCTGGGAAGAACTGCACGGACAACATCACTAAAAGCAGAGACCCACAGTACAATCATATACATAAGGTTCACACGCTTTGGCTTTACAGCTGCAGAGCAACTTTCAGTAAAGTGGACGAATCGTTATTCAAAGTCGACGAcatatgtaaaatatattcaaaTGAGCCTCCGCAAGTCCCAAATAAAGATCACTGGAAATTTATAAATCCAAATGCTGGATCTTTCAAGGACTCTAATAAAAACGATAACGGTAAATCAAAGCAAGAGTTACCAACGAGGATATTTATGGGCACAGGATCATATAGCAACGGGACCGAAGTACTATCGTCCGTGGAGAAAATAGTAATACGATGGGATCCCAGTAAGACCAAACTTCTTCAAAACTCTATATCAGATAATTCGAGACAGAATATTAAACAGACAAAATCTGAGTACACACCCTTTACAAATGCTATAAATCCAAACAAATTCgcattttaa
- a CDS encoding putative integral membrane protein gives MDFSIIVEGTPHDKDNVAPLKKKFSFHSVLNKLLFFLLGSSVTCLGTTGRLTSKAFGTNVFISDCFSVYIYLNLVAFLVVLLFIECSYKKAIVSGWLCFTLHVSYLFIIVFSSGNLAKNLYISVYAGIAILEAFVIQSNSFVVSKYYSSSLFSNLYAGYYGGLGIFSLIQTLFQKVVGTDTPKEAKICLFLTHGFFSIIIFCAVLAQSIVYVNTPVEVSPTYGSIRTSCVKKLKGMYRIFLSLPKYSSRFLVFTLSDLCKCAFFQVFIPYRMLLNDTQLIVVFFIDNISDIIGRSIASSTNDTVVARGNVTNHQKLLYKRDIPYLLIPSFSWIICFFVVWGTWTLKSRFLTEFLTIMFTTLIVCFSMGYCSTKGMNGCIPVLEYYNNFGNDANRRFIDEKNYSYVNDLNTFLIKFLWMVVFIVVYFLAQIMERHQATDYYQHLKTLIYN, from the exons ATGGattttagtataatagttgAGGGCACTCCTCATGACAAAGATAATGTAGCTCCGTTGaaaaaaaaattttcattccACTCCGTACTGAATAAGCTTCTGTTCTTTTTATTAGGTTCTTCAGTAACTTGTTTGGGAACTACAGGAAGATTAACTTCGAAAGCTTTTGGAACAAACGTTTTTATTTCAGATTGCTTCTCAGTGtacatatatttaaatttggtcGCATTTCTGGTGGTTTTATTGTTCATTGAGTGTAGTTACAAGAAGGCGATAGTATCAGGATGGCTGTGTTTCACGTTACACGTTTCCTACCTCTTCATTATTGTGTTTAGTTCAGGGAATTTAGCCAAAAATCTTTACATATCAGTTTATGCAGGAATCGCAATTCTAGAGGCCTTCGTAATCCAGTCCA ATTCATTCGTGGTTTCAAAGTATTATTCATCTTCTTTATTCTCAAATTTATACGCTGGCTACTACGGAGGTCTTGGTATTTTCTCTCTCATTCAGACTCTTTTCCAAAAAGTTGTTGGGACTGACACCCCTAAAGAAGCAAAGATCTGTCTTTTTTTAACCCATGGATTCTTTTCTATAATTATCTTTTGTGCAGTTTTGGCACAGTCAATTGTTTACGTCAACACCCCTGTTGAAGTATCCCCTACTTATGGTTCAATTAGGACATCATGCGTTAAAAAGCTCAAGGGCATGTATAGGATATTTCTTTCCTTACCAAAGTACAGTTCTAGATTTCTGGTTTTCACATTGTCAGATTTATGCAAATGCGCATTCTTTCAAGTGTTTATTCCTTACAGGATGCTTTTAAATGACACTCAGCTGATTGTAGTTTTCTTCATCGACAACATCTCAGATATTATTGGAAGATCCATTGCAAGCTCAACTAACGACACGGTTGTTGCACGCGGGAATGTGACAAATCATCAGAAGTTGCTATACAAAAGAGATATACCGTATCTGTTAATACCATCTTTTTCATGGATAATTTGTTTCTTTGTCGTATGGGGAACTTGGACTTTAAAATCTAGGTTTCTTACTGAGTTCTTGACCATTATGTTCACCACACTTATCGTTTGCTTCTCTATGGGTTACTGCTCAACTAAAGGTATGAACGGTTGCATTCCGGTTCTTGAAtattacaataattttgGAAATGACGCAAACAGGAGGTTCATTGATGAGAAGAATTACAGTTATGTGAATGACTTGAACACCTTTTTAATCAAGTTTCTCTGGATGGTAGTTTTTATCGTAGTTTATTTCTTGGCTCAAATTATGGAACGACACCAAGCAACCGATTATTATCAACATCTGAAGactttaatatataattga
- the RPS8 gene encoding Ribosomal protein S8e family protein — protein sequence MGISRDSRHKRRLTGGRYPVHKKKRKYELGRPSSNTKLGSKLVRKVRCRGGNLKFRALRLDSGNFSWGSQNVTRKTRVMDVVYNASSNELVRTKTLVKNAIVTVDPTPFKLWFKTHYGLELGKSSEDPQASEKVAALVPRTLLDQFSSGRLLACISSRPGQCGRCDGYVLEGEELNFYRRRMDKKKRV from the exons ATGGGTATTTCACGTGACAGCCGTCACAAGCGCCGTTTAACAGGTGGTCGTTATCCTGTTCATAAAAAGAAACGCAAATATGAACTTGGAAGGCCTTCATCCAATACAAAGTTGGGTTCAAAATTGGTACGTAAAGTTAGATGCAGAGGAGGAAACCTAAAATTCAGAGCACTACGTTTAGACTCCGGAAATTTCTCTTGGGGATCACAAA atGTGACTCGTAAAACTAGAGTAATGGACGTTGTATATAATGCTAGTAGCAATGAATTGGTCCGTACCAAAACCCTGGTCAAAAACGCAATCGTAACAGTGGATCCAACACCCTTCAAACTATGGTTTAAGACACATTATGGACTCGAGCTTG GAAAATCCTCCGAAGATCCACAAGCATCTGAAAAGGTCGCCGCACTGGTACCCAGAACACTCCTGGACCAGTTTTCTTCTGGACGTCTTCTGGCTTGTATCAGCTCCAGACCTGGCCAATGTGGAAGATGTGATGGTTACGTACTGGAAGGCGAAGAGTTAAACTTCTACCGTAGACGTATGGATAAGAAGAAACGCGTTTAA